In Pseudomonas glycinae, the DNA window GTGAAGATCTTGCCTCTCTTGGCATCCTGGCGTTCTTTGCGGTGCTTGATGTTCGCCCACTTGGAATGACCTGCCATAACTCGCTCCGAATTCTCTTGAACAATGCCCGCCATGCAGGTGCATCGGCCAGCAAAAAAATCTTGTTTTCAATCACTGCAGAAAGAAAAAAGGCGCATCCGAAGATGCGCCTTCAGGCCCGTCTTACTCAGCCTTCGGCGTTTCGCGCAAACGAATGTGCAGTTCGCGCAATGCCTTCGCGTCCACGACACCCGGCGCCTGCGTCATCACGTCGGCAGCACTCTGGGTTTTCGGGAAGGCGATCACTTCACGGATCGACTGGGCGCCGGTCATCAGCATGACCAGACGGTCCAGACCGAAGGCCAGACCACCGTGCGGCGGCGCGCCGTATTTCAGGGCGTCGAGCAGGAAGCCGAACTTCTCTTCCTGTTCCGCTTCGTTGATGCCCAGCAGACGGAACACCGCCTGTTGCATCTCTTTGCGGTGAATACGGATCGAACCGCCACCCAGCTCGGTGCCGTTCAGCACCATGTCGTAGGCACGGGACAGAGCGCCAGCCGGGTTGGCTTCGAGCTCTTCCGGAGTGCACTTCGGCGCGGTGAACGGATGGTGCAAGGCCGAGAAGCTGCCGTCGTCGTTCTCTTCGAACATCGGGAAGTCGACGACCCACATCGGCGCCCACTCGCAGGTCAGCAGCTTCAGGTCGTGACCGAGCTTGATACGCAGCGCGCCCAGGGCTTCGCTGACGATCTTGGCCTTGTCGGCGCCGAAGAACACGATGTCGCCGTCGACTGCGCCAACGCGATCGAGGATCACGTTCAGGTTGGCTTCCGGGATGTTTTTCACGATCGGCGATTGCAGACCGTCAACACCGGCCGCACGCTCGTTGACCTTGATGTACGCCAGGCCCTTGGCACCGTAGATGCCGACGAACTTGGTGTAGTCGTCGATCTGCTTGCGCGGCATGCTCGCCCCGCCTGGAACGCGCAGCGCGGCGATACGGCATTTCGGGTCGTTGGCCGGGCCGCTGAAGACCTTGAAATCCACTTCTTTCAGTTGGTCGGCCACGTCTACCAGTTCCAGCGGGTTACGCAGGTCTGGTTTGTCGGAACCGTAACGGCGCATGGCTTCTTCGAAGGTCATGTGCGGGAACTCGCCGAATTCCAGATCCAGCACTTCCTTGAACAGGTTGCGGATCATGCCTTCGGTCAGGCCCATGATGTCTTTTTCGTCGAGGAAGCTGGTCTCGATGTCGATCTGAGTGAACTCAGGCTGACGGTCGGCACGCAGGTCTTCGTCGCGGAAGCATTTGGCGATCTGGTAGTAACGGTCGAAGCCGGCGACCATCAGCAGTTGCTTGAACAGCTGTGGCGATTGCGGCAGCGCAAAGAACGAACCGGCGTGGGTACGGCTCGGCACGAGGTAGTCGCGCGCGCCTTCCGGAGTGGCACGGGTCAGGATCGGGGTTTCGACGTCGAGGAAGCCGTTCTCGTCCAGGTAGCGACGGATGCTGGTGGTCATGCGCGAACGCAGACGCAGCTTCTCGGCCATTTCCGGACGACGCAGGTCCAGGAAGCGATAACGCAGACGGGTTTCTTCGCCGACGTCGGAGAACTCGTTCAGCGGGAACGGCGGGGTTTCCGACTCGTTCAACACTTCCAGTTCGTAGCCCAGCACTTCGATCATGCCCGACGCCATGTTGGCGTTGGTGGCACCGGCCGGACGCAGACGCACCTTGCCGGTGATCTTCACGACGTATTCGCTGCGCACGCGATCGGCGGCGGCGAAGCTCTCGGCGCGATCC includes these proteins:
- the aspS gene encoding aspartate--tRNA ligase, with the protein product MMRSHYCGQLNESLEGQEITLCGWVHRRRDHGGVIFLDIRDRDGLAQVVFDPDRAESFAAADRVRSEYVVKITGKVRLRPAGATNANMASGMIEVLGYELEVLNESETPPFPLNEFSDVGEETRLRYRFLDLRRPEMAEKLRLRSRMTTSIRRYLDENGFLDVETPILTRATPEGARDYLVPSRTHAGSFFALPQSPQLFKQLLMVAGFDRYYQIAKCFRDEDLRADRQPEFTQIDIETSFLDEKDIMGLTEGMIRNLFKEVLDLEFGEFPHMTFEEAMRRYGSDKPDLRNPLELVDVADQLKEVDFKVFSGPANDPKCRIAALRVPGGASMPRKQIDDYTKFVGIYGAKGLAYIKVNERAAGVDGLQSPIVKNIPEANLNVILDRVGAVDGDIVFFGADKAKIVSEALGALRIKLGHDLKLLTCEWAPMWVVDFPMFEENDDGSFSALHHPFTAPKCTPEELEANPAGALSRAYDMVLNGTELGGGSIRIHRKEMQQAVFRLLGINEAEQEEKFGFLLDALKYGAPPHGGLAFGLDRLVMLMTGAQSIREVIAFPKTQSAADVMTQAPGVVDAKALRELHIRLRETPKAE